Proteins from one Sylvia atricapilla isolate bSylAtr1 chromosome 1, bSylAtr1.pri, whole genome shotgun sequence genomic window:
- the WNT9A gene encoding protein Wnt-9a, which produces MLDGHVLLGWLSSCALLGLLACTPRPSAAYFGLTGNEPLTILPLTSEMEEAASKAHYKVCDRLKLEKKQRRMCRRDPGVAETLMEAISMSALECQYQFRFERWNCTLEGRYRASLLKRGFKETAFLYAISSAGLTHAMAKACSAGRMERCTCDEAPDLENREAWQWGGCGDNLKYSNKFVKEFLGRKPNKDLRARVDFHNNLVGMKVIKAGVETTCKCHGVSGSCTVRTCWRQLSPFHEIGKQLKQKYETSLKVGSTTNEATGEGDISPPKKSIPGHSDQIPRTTDLVYIDDSPSFCLMSRYSPGTSGRKCYKDKNCDSICCGRGHNTQSRVVTRPCQCQVRWCCYVECKQCTQREEVYTCKD; this is translated from the exons GCTGACGGGCAACGAACCCCTGACCATCCTCCCTCTGACGTCGGAAATGGAGGAGGCGGCCTCCAAGGCCCACTACAAGGTGTGTGACCGCCTGAAGCTGGAGAAGAAGCAGCGCCGCATGTGTCGGCGCGACCCCGGCGTGGCCGAGACCCTGATGGAGGCCATCAGCATGAGCGCCCTGGAGTGCCAGTACCAGTTCCGCTTCGAGCGCTGGAACTGCACCTTGGAGGGCCGCTACCGCGCCAGCCTCCTCAAGAGAG gtTTTAAGGAGACAGCCTTCCTGTACGCCATCTCCTCGGCGGGGCTGACGCACGCCATGGCCAAGGCGTGCAGCGCGGGGCGCATGGAGCGCTGCACCTGCGACGAGGCCCCCGACCTGGAGAACAGGGAGGCCTGGCAGTGGGGAGGCTGTGGAGACAACCTCAAGTACAGCAACAAGTTTGTCAAGGAGTTCCTGGGGAGGAAGCCCAACAAGGACCTGCGAGCCAGGGTGGATTTCCACAACAACCTGGTGGGCATGAAG GTCATCAAAGCTGGCGTGGAGACCACCTGCAAATGCCACGGCGTGTCTGGGTCCTGCACCGTCCGAAcgtgctggaggcagctctccCCCTTCCACGAGATCGGGaagcagctgaagcagaagTACGAGACCTCCCTCAAGGTGGGCAGCACCACCAACGAGGCCACGGGGGAAGGCGACATCTCCCCGCCTAAGAAATCCATCCCCGGCCACAGCGATCAAATCCCAAGGACTACGGATCTCGTCTACATTGACGACTCCCCGAGCTTCTGCCTGATGAGCCGGTATTCCCCGGGGACGTCGGGAAGGAAGTGTTACAAGGACAAGAACTGCGACAGCATCTGCTGCGGCCGGGGGCACAACACGCAGAGCCGGGTGGTGACGCGCCCGTGCCAGTGCCAGGTGCGTTGGTGCTGCTACGTGGAGTGCAAGCAGTGCACCCAGAGAGAGGAGGTTTACACCTGCAAGGACTGA